The Streptomyces sp. V3I7 genome segment GAAAGAGCCCGAACTGCCCGGCGACACGCTCTTCTGACGTGGAGTTCACAGTGGGGAGGGAGAGGGGAAAGCGCCTCACTGAGTTTGAGTTACTCAGGTTGAATCCGTGGTGTCCGGGTGTGGTGACGGGGTGTGATCCCTGCGGTACGACCGTCTCATGCGGTATGCGCAAGGGGGCGGGCTGACGCCCGTCGAGCAGCGGAAGCGTGAGGAGTTACGGCTGGAGGCGGTCAAGCGGTTCGAGGCCGGGGCAGGCACCGGACAGATCGCGGCCGAACTGCGGGTGACAGACCGGTCGGTGCGTCGATGGCGGTCGGCCTGGCGGCGTGGACGTACGGCGGCGTTGGCCTCGGCGGGGCCGATGGCAGTGGAGAAGCTATCGCCAGCGCAGTGGCAGCGACTGGAAGTCGAGCTGAAGCGGGGCCCGTTGGCGCACGGGTTCGATGACGAGCAGCAGGGTTGGACGCTGAAGCGGGTCAAGTTGCTGATCGGGCGGTTGTTCCATGTCGGCTACGCCGTGCAGGGGGTATGGCGGCTGCTGAAGCGGCACGGCTGGAGCTGCCAGGTGCCACTGAGGCGGTCGCTGGAGCGCAGCGAGGAGGTGATCGAGGTGTGGAAGGCCAAGGTATGGCCGCAGGTAAAACCACCGCCGCACACCTGGGCGCCTACATCTGCTTCGCGGACGAGGCCGGGCAGTCGCTGATTCCACCAAAGGGGCGGATCTGGGCGCCGCGCGGAGCGAGACCCATCGTGCGGGTCGCCGGCCGTCGCGCAGGCAGGGTGAACATCGTCGGCGCGGTGTGTTTCAAGGCCGGCCGGCGGCCGCGGATGTTCTTCAAGCTGCACGTCTACCGCGGCCGCCGCGGTGAGCCCAAGTCGTTCGCCTGGAGCGACTACCGGGACT includes the following:
- a CDS encoding winged helix-turn-helix domain-containing protein, encoding MRYAQGGGLTPVEQRKREELRLEAVKRFEAGAGTGQIAAELRVTDRSVRRWRSAWRRGRTAALASAGPMAVEKLSPAQWQRLEVELKRGPLAHGFDDEQQGWTLKRVKLLIGRLFHVGYAVQGVWRLLKRHGWSCQVPLRRSLERSEEVIEVWKAKVWPQVKPPPHTWAPTSASRTRPGSR